In the genome of Triticum urartu cultivar G1812 chromosome 5, Tu2.1, whole genome shotgun sequence, one region contains:
- the LOC125505937 gene encoding aspartyl protease family protein At5g10770-like, whose protein sequence is MYTLNVRVRILSFSHIHVLLSVARFPLPAWSLASSLPRARSTPLAPMAAASSSSARGHHLLLRLLALLAVAGNAVAAGSGAVVGKKSAVLSLRELEWGAAARKIQGGRYEQQSKAQILGEHRKAEGASRATTVLELKHHSPATISNQPAGSEGYLSRLLAADAARAASLLLPRAASIQSRQAAAQVPLTSGIRFQTLNYVTTIALGGDSSGAAAKLNVIVDTGSDLTWVQCKPCRACYEQRDPLFDPASSATYAAVPCNASACAASLKEATGAPGFCARGGGSGSERCYYALGYGDGSFSRGVLATDTVGLGGANLDGFVFGCGLSNHGLFGGTAGLMGLGRTELSLVSQTASRFGGVFSYCLPATTSGDSTGSLSLGSDSSSYRNTTPVAYTRMIADPAQPPFYFMNVTGASVGGAAVTASGLGASNVLIDSGTVISRLAPSVYRAVRAEFARQFTAAGYPAAPGFSLLDTCYNLTGHDEVNVPLLTLRLEGGADVTVEAAGMLFMAKKDGSQVCLAMASLPYEDQTPIIGNYQQKNKRVVYDTVRSGLGFADEGCSYNM, encoded by the exons ATGTACACTCTCAATGTACGTGTACGTATCCTCTCCTTCTCTCACATTCACGTTCTCTTGTCCGTTGCGCGCTTCCCACTTCCTGCTTGGTCGCTAGCTTCTTCCCTCCCGCGAGCGAGGTCCACTCCACTAGCTCCAATGGCGGCCGCTTCTTCCAGCTCTGCTCGCGGGCACCACCTTCTTCTCCGCCTCCTTGCGCTTCTCGCCGTCGCTGGCAATGCTGTCGCCGCCGGCAGCGGCGCCGTCGTTGGAAAGAAGAGCGCGGTGCTGTCGCTGCGTGAGTTGGAGTGGGGTGCTGCTGCGAGGAAGATCCAGGGCGGCCGCTACGAGCAACAAAGCAAGGCTCAGATCCTAG GAGAGCACAGGAAAGCAGAGGGAGCAAGCAGAGCAACCACCGTGCTAGAGCTGAAGCATCATTCCCCGGCCACCATCTCCAACCAGCCCGCCGGCAGCGAAGGATACCTCAGCCGACTCCTCGCCGCCGATGCTGCTCGTGCTGCCTCGTTGCTGCTCCCCAGGGCAGCGTCCATACAGTCCCGCCAGGCGGCGGCCCAGGTCCCGCTGACATCTGGCATTCGCTTCCAGACACTCAACTACGTCACCACCATCGCGCTCGGCGGCGACTCCTCCGGCGCCGCCGCCAAACTCAACGTCATCGTGGACACCGGCAGCGACCTCACCTGGGTGCAGTGCAAGCCCTGCCGTGCCTGCTACGAGCAGCGGGACCCACTCTTCGACCCAGCTAGCTCCGCCACCTACGCCGCCGTCCCGTGCAACGCCTCCGCCTGCGCGGCCTCGCTGAAGGAGGCCACGGGCGCGCCCGGATTCTGCGCCAGAGGCGGCGGCAGCGGAAGCGAGAGATGCTACTACGCGCTAGGCTACGGCGACGGGTCGTTCAGCCGCGGCGTGCTGGCCACGGACACGGTCGGCCTCGGCGGCGCCAACCTCGACGGCTTCGTCTTTGGCTGCGGGCTCAGCAACCACGGCCTGTTCGGTGGCACAGCGGGGCTCATGGGCCTCGGCCGGACCGAACTGTCGCTGGTCTCCCAGACGGCATCCCGGTTCGGCGGCGTGTTCTCCTACTGTTTGCCGGCGACCACCTCCGGCGACTCCACGGGGTCCCTCTCCTTGGGAAGCGACTCATCCTCCTACCGCAACACGACGCCCGTGGCATACACCCGCATGATCGCAGACCCGGCGCAGCCCCCGTTCTACTTCATGAACGTCACGGGCGCGTCCGTCGGCGGCGCCGCGGTGACCGCGTCGGGGCTCGGCGCCAGCAACGTGCTCATCGACTCGGGCACGGTGATCTCGCGGCTGGCGCCGTCCGTGTACCGCGCCGTGCGCGCCGAGTTCGCGCGCCAGTTCACCGCCGCGGGGTACCCCGCCGCGCCGGGGTTCTCGCTCCTCGACACGTGCTACAACCTCACGGGCCACGACGAGGTGAATGTGCCGCTGCTCACGCTGCGGCTCGAGGGCGGGGCCGACGTGACCGTGGAGGCCGCCGGGATGCTGTTCATGGCCAAGAAGGACGGGTCTCAGGTGTGCCTGGCGATGGCGAGTCTTCCATACGAAGACCAGACGCCTATCATAGGGAACTACCAGCAGAAGAACAAGAGGGTGGTGTATGACACGGTGCGCTCAGGGCTAGGTTTTGCTGACGAGGGCTGCAGCTACAATATGTAA
- the LOC125505938 gene encoding adenylate-forming reductase 06235-like, translated as MQLLYTSCQSTGVRVEKTTHHLPLDAMAINFSSCRGVACPSDSNDVEMALPAAAADAQSAGGSNASAAKPVRAAAGHSRLGVILLDQGLLTVYKRLFVLCVALNAAGLAAAATGRFPYAKHRPAIFAVGNILALTLCRSEAVLRAVFWLAVALLGRPWVPVAVKAGVTAVLQSLGGVHSGCGVSSLAWLLYALLQALQLRHVTPPEILAVAWAILGLVALSCLAAFPLVRHLHHNVFERTHRFAGWSALALLWAFVVLTAGYDPATRSYGRLTAAALAKRLELWLAAATTFFTLLPWFAVRRVPVTVTAPSTHASIITFQGGVKAGLLGRISRSPLSEWHAFGIISDDGDTHAMLAGAVGDFTRGIVSDPPSHLWVRTLHFAGLPYLISMYRRVTMVATGSGICVFLSFLMQPSWAEVSLVWVAKGIDANYGEGMSAMVASNEKLGGRVIVHDTMTMGRPDVTELAVSAARRWNAEAVVVTSNPEGSRDVVTGCKKAGIPAFGPIWDS; from the coding sequence ATGCAACTGTTGTATACGAGCTGCCAGAGTACAGGCGTACGTGTAGAGAAGACAACACATCACTTGCCGCTCGACGCCATGGCCATCAACTTCTCTAGCTGCCGTGGCGTCGCCTGTCCTTCCGACTCCAACGACGTGGAGATGGCCCTTCCCGCCGCGGCTGCCGACGCGCAGAGCGCCGGGGGGTCGAACGCGTCGGCGGCTAAGCCTGTGAGGGCGGCGGCAGGGCACTCGAGGCTCGGCGTCATACTGCTCGACCAAGGCCTGCTCACCGTGTACAAGCGCCTCTTCGTGCTCTGCGTCGCGCTCAACGCGGCCGGGCTCGCCGCCGCGGCGACCGGCCGCTTCCCTTACGCCAAGCACCGCCCCGCCATCTTCGCCGTCGGGAATATACTGGCGCTCACGCTGTGCCGCTCCGAGGCGGTGCTCCGGGCGGTCTTCTGGCTCGCCGTCGCGCTCCTCGGCCGGCCATGGGTGCCGGTCGCCGTCAAGGCCGGCGTCACGGCTGTCCTCCAGTCCCTCGGCGGCGTCCACAGCGGCTGCGGCGTGTCGTCGCTGGCGTGGCTGCTGTACGCGCTCCTGCAGGCGCTCCAGCTACGCCACGTGACGCCCCCCGAAATCCTGGCCGTCGCGTGGGCAATACTCGGGCTGGTGGCGCTCTCGTGCCTCGCGGCGTTTCCGCTCGTGCGCCACCTCCATCACAACGTGTTCGAGCGTACGCACCGGTTCGCTGGCTGGAGCGCTCTTGCGCTGCTCTGGGCGTTCGTCGTGCTCACTGCTGGCTACGACCCGGCGACCAGATCTTACGGCAggctcaccgccgccgccctggcCAAGCGGCTGGAGCTTTGGCTCGCGGCcgccaccaccttcttcacccTCCTCCCGTGGTTCGCCGTGCGCCGCGTGCCGGTCACGGTCACCGCGCCGTCCACCCACGCGTCCATCATAACGTTCCAAGGCGGCGTCAAGGCCGGCCTGCTCGGCCGCATCAGCCGCTCGCCGCTCTCCGAGTGGCACGCCTTCGGCATCATCTCCGACGACGGGGACACGCACGCCATGCTCGCCGGTGCGGTGGGAGACTTCACCCGAGGCATCGTCTCCGACCCGCCCAGCCACCTCTGGGTGCGTACCCTCCACTTCGCCGGGCTGCCCTACCTCATCAGCATGTACCGGAGAGTCACAATGGTGGCGACGGGCTCCGGCATATGCGTGTTCCTGTCGTTCCTGATGCAGCCGAGCTGGGCGGAGGTGTCTCTGGTGTGGGTGGCCAAGGGGATCGATGCCAACTACGGCGAGGGGATGAGTGCGATGGTGGCGAGCAATGAGAAGCTTGGAGGGCGCGTGATCGTGCACGACACGATGACCATGGGGCGTCCGGACGTCACGGAGCTGGCCGTTAGCGCGGCACGACGGTGGAACGCGGAGGCGGTGGTGGTGACGAGCAACCCGGAGGGGAGCAGGGACGTCGTGACGGGGTGCAAGAAGGCCGGCATCCCGGCGTTTGGGCCTATATGGGATTCTTGA
- the LOC125510526 gene encoding protein Iojap-related, mitochondrial has translation MFSAVRSRALGRWRPPPHLLPRLLSSAGASSARPAELIELSEVEKVLHDVRAGDVRVFPVGEGGLHGGACADYMVVATGRSDWHVRNIAQAILYKIKQKQKGSNRILMPSVEGQQAGKWVVIDSGSIIIHALEERAREYYDLESIWTKAVSPNISVQELETSLVKTRRRDLSQKPMKSI, from the exons ATGTTCTCCGCTGTTCGATCCCGAGCCCTCGGCCGATGGCGCCCGCCGCCGCACCTTCTCCCGCGCCTCCTCTCCTCCGCCGGCGCCTCGTCGGCCCGGCCGGCGGAGCTTATCGAGCTCTCGGAGGTGGAGAAGGTGCTGCACGACGTCCGGGCGGGGGACGTGCGTGTGTTCCCCGTCGGCGAGGGCGGGCTCCACGGCGGCGCTTGTGCGGACTACATGGTCGTCGCCACCGGCCGCTCCGACTGGCACGTCCGCAACATCGCTCAGGCCATACTTTACAAG ATAAAGCAGAAACAGAAGGGTTCTAATCGAATATTGATGCCGAGTGTAGAAGGCCAGCAAGCTGGAAAGTGGGTTGTCATTGATTCTG GAAGTATCATCATCCACGCGCTTGAAGAAAGAGCAAGAGAGTACTATGATTTGGAAAGTATTTGGACAAAGGCGGTGTCCCCTAACATTTCTGTTCAG GAGTTGGAGACCTCACTTGTGAAGACGCGCCGCAGGGACCTGTCACAAAAACCCATGAAGAGCATTTGA